The following nucleotide sequence is from Pseudarthrobacter psychrotolerans.
GGCGAACGGCCACCGCTTCGGTTTTGTGGTGCGGTACCCGCTGATGCTCCACCCGATCACCGGCTACTACTACGAGCCGTGGCACCTGCGGTACATCGGACTGGAGGCCGCCACCGACATGGCGACCCGGGGCATCAACACCGTGGAGGAGTACTTCGGCGTGGACGCGGCGCCGGCGTACGCCTGAGCAGGGTGCTGATGTGTTGCAGGGGTGTCATCCGCTGTTAACGGCGATGCGTTAGCTTGGTACTCATGCTGACAGGATTCAAGAATTTCATCATGAAGGGCAACGTCGTAGACCTTGCCGTCGCCGTTGTGATGGGTGCCGCTTTCGGCGCCGTCGTGACCTCAATCGTCGAGGGCCTTCTCACACCGCTGATCGGCCGTCTGTTCAGTGCCAAGGGCATTGCAGAAATGCAGTGGGAGGGATTCATGTATGGATCCGTTATCTCCTCGATCATTTCATTCGTACTGGTGGCCGCCGCCATCTACTTCGTGGTCATCTTGCCGATGAACCACATGATCGAACGCCGCAACCGCCGGCTCGGCATCGACCCGGCTGTCAAGGAAGAGGCTGCGGAAGATCCGCAGATCGCGCTCCTGACCGAAATCCGCGACTCGCTGCAGCAGCGCACCCCGTAACTTCACGGCAACCAACTGTGGCCCGCTTCCTGACGGAGGCGGGCCACACTTTTTATTTCAACGAGGGTGGGGCTCGTGAACTCGGAATGGCTACCGGTCAATTTTCCAGACTGTAATAGCGGCCGTGCCAACCCCATTGTCGTAGACACTCTCAGCAACTTTGGAACCCGATACTTGATCCTGCCAGTTTGCCTCGCAGCCACTATCGATCATCACGTAATCGACTCCTGCTCGCTCAGCGAGCCGCTGATCCAATGATCCGCTATCCCGCTCTTCGAGTAGGGCCCTGAACGTCGGTTCGTTGGTCGGCCAGGCCAACCCCAGGTTGTAGTACGCCGTTGGCACGCCACTCAATGTTTTTAGCCGGAACGGGTCAATACACGGATCTGATAGGACAAGGCCAGCGCCGCTGTCCGGCATAGACTCGACGGTCTTCGAAATTGCGAGAGCCTGGGCGTCGTCGAAAGTCGCCGTCCCTTGGTTGTGTACGAAGATTGCGAACCCAACATAGTCCAGGAGACTACAAGCCAGGACAGCCCACAACAAATGTCCGCCCATCTTCTCCAGCAACCGCGGCCTCGTCATATGATAAGGCTGGCATCCTTTCATCGTGTCGCTCCCATCCCCTATTGACACCTCGGGTTGGCGTGCCGGAACAGGCGCCTCTGCGGGTGGCTGCGACCTTGCACCATTGGCGACACTTAGGAGAACTTGGGCCAGCACGGGAAACGATAGCGCCGTCGCCAAGATGAAACTGTCAAGCCAAAACCTGTATGGCTCCTGGTTTGCGCCCCACAGGTCATTTGTGGCGATAACGGGCCAGGCGACGGCTATTCCGATTGACAGCGACTGCCAAGCCTTGTTCTTGTGTTTGATCCCGGCCCAGAATATCGCCCCTAAGAATAACGCCGGCACGGCAGCCCCAACTATGCCCAACGGAAACGGGACCCCTAAATTCTCCGAAGAAAGCGCCCGATATTCGAGGAAGTCGTCATGCTGAGCTATGCCTGAAAGCGTGGCCAGGATTGTTGGTGCGGCAGCGACCGACATCCCCACTGCCGAAGTCCATACAACGCCGGGATATGGCTTCAGAAGAAGGAAGACCCCAGGAACGGCTCCAGCCAATCCGGTAACAAGAGCGGCCAGTGGACCGACCGCCCCTGAGATGGACGTTCCTCCAAGGAGAACTGCAACTAGCAATGCCCCGCTGATGAGGGCGTGCTTACGGTTGCCGAACGTGGTCAGACCGAATGCCGCTGCGGTATAGGCCAAGAAGTAGACTGCCGTGAGGAACGAATAAGTTTGAACATTCGCGAGCATTCCAACTGCAACACAGGCTCCAACCACGATGGCAGCCTTGGGATATTGCCGTTCGCTTCGGCCGACACCCCGTCGCGGAAAAGTCACCCCGATGATTAAGCACGCCGCCATGATGGCTATGGCCATTCCTGCAGCTTCACCGTTCAAGGTGAACATCGTTCCGAATGGTCCCCACAGCACTCCGTGATTGTCCAGCGGATGAAACCAACTACCGCTGATCGGCGCCGCGAGCACACCAACCAGACTGGGGACGAAGCCGAAAATCCCCAACAGGGCCCGATTCGTCAGCCGGATAAGAAGCCAGCTAATGGTCAAAGCCATGGCCAGTTGGAATACGATACCGACGACCTGCCACGTTGCAATTATGTCTGCGTTGAGGACTCTGGCAATGAGTCCAAGAGCCACGTAATAGAGGCGCGGGTAATGACTGGTCCCTGTCTCCGTGAAGGGTTCCACATTGTTCAGGTTCCCGTTACTAACATTGACCGCAATTGCTAGGTAGGAATACTGGTCATGGTCGAAATAGTTCCGGAAGTTGGTCCAACCGAAGTCCCTACTGGTGGCCAATGGAAGGACATGGAAACACCAGTAGCCAACAGCTGATGCAACCATTGACGCAAATGAGCCTACGATGAACTGAGTCTTCCGTGTATCTCGCAACTTCTGTGTATCGGGCCCCCGCGATAGCAACTGGATTCTCCCCCTGTTAGGTTTCGGGCGACGCGTCGGACAAACGTTCCTCCACCACAGCGGCAAGTTGCTTGCAGACGCGTTCGGCGGTGGGCATGTCGGCTGCCTCCACCATGACACGGACCAGTGCTTCCGTTCCTGATGGCCGAAGGAGCACTCGGCCTGTCTCGCCGAGCTCCGCGGACGCTTGAGCCACAGCAGCCAGCACACCTTCATCGGTGCCGGCTCGGGACTTGTCCACGTTCTTGACGTTGATCATGAGCTGCGGAAGCTTGGTCATGACAGTGGCAAGCTCCTTCAACGATCGACCAGTGAGAGCCACCTGGGCTGCCAGTTGCAGGCCGGTGAGAAGGCCGTCGCCCGTGGTGGCATGGTCGGCAAAGATCACGTGACCGGACTGTTCACCGCCTAGGTTGAAGCCGCCGTCCCGCATTTCCTCAAGAACGTACCGGTCCCCCACGGCGGTCTCACGGACGGTGATGCCAGCCGCTCGGAGGGCGATCTTCAGGCCAAGGTTGCTCATGACGGTGGCCACCAGGGTGTTGTCGGTCAGCTTGCCAGATGCCTTCAGCGCCATGGCGAGGATCGCCATGATCTGGTCGCCGTCCACTTCAGCGCCTTCGTGGTCGATGGCAAGGCACCGGTCGGCGTCGCCATCATGGGCGATACCCAAGTCTGCACCGTGTTCCACCACTGCACGCTGGAGGGCCCCGAGGTGGGTTGAGCCAACCCCGTCGTTGATATTCAGACCGTCGGGCTCAGCGCCTATGACCACGATCTCCGCGCCGGCGTCCTTGAAGACCTGGGGTGAGCAGCCGCTGGCAGCCCCGTGGGCGCAGTCCAGCACTACCTTCAGCCCGTCAAGGCGGTGCGGGAGCGTCTGCAGGAGGTGGACGATGTAGCGGTCCTCGGCGTCGGAGAAGCGCTGGATCCTGCCCACGTCACTGCCGACGGGCCGCACCGGCTCCTTGCTCATCTGTTCTTCGATGGCATTCTCGACGTTGTCGGGGAGCTTCTGGCCGCCGCGGGCGAAGAACTTGATCCCGTTGTCCGGAGCAGGGTTGTGGGATGCCGAGATCATCACGCCGAAGTCGGCATCGAGGTCAGCGACGAGGTATGCCGCGGCGGGCGTCGGGAGTACACCGGCGTCGTAGACGTCAATACCGGAGCTGGAGAGCCCTGCCTCAACGGCGGCGGCGATGAATTCCCCGCTGGCGCGGGGGTCGCGCGCCACCACGGCGCGAGGCCGGGTGCCGTTTGTATTGCGGTCATGACCGAGCACGACGGCGGCCGCCTGGGCCAGACTCATCGCAAGCTCGGCAGTCAACAGGCCGTTAGCCAGGCCTCGGACACCATCTGTTCCAAATAATCTAGACATCGGGTCAAGTCTAGAGGATGGGCCGAAGGCAACAGTTTGCTGACCCTTGCG
It contains:
- the mscL gene encoding large conductance mechanosensitive channel protein MscL; amino-acid sequence: MLTGFKNFIMKGNVVDLAVAVVMGAAFGAVVTSIVEGLLTPLIGRLFSAKGIAEMQWEGFMYGSVISSIISFVLVAAAIYFVVILPMNHMIERRNRRLGIDPAVKEEAAEDPQIALLTEIRDSLQQRTP
- the glmM gene encoding phosphoglucosamine mutase, translated to MSRLFGTDGVRGLANGLLTAELAMSLAQAAAVVLGHDRNTNGTRPRAVVARDPRASGEFIAAAVEAGLSSSGIDVYDAGVLPTPAAAYLVADLDADFGVMISASHNPAPDNGIKFFARGGQKLPDNVENAIEEQMSKEPVRPVGSDVGRIQRFSDAEDRYIVHLLQTLPHRLDGLKVVLDCAHGAASGCSPQVFKDAGAEIVVIGAEPDGLNINDGVGSTHLGALQRAVVEHGADLGIAHDGDADRCLAIDHEGAEVDGDQIMAILAMALKASGKLTDNTLVATVMSNLGLKIALRAAGITVRETAVGDRYVLEEMRDGGFNLGGEQSGHVIFADHATTGDGLLTGLQLAAQVALTGRSLKELATVMTKLPQLMINVKNVDKSRAGTDEGVLAAVAQASAELGETGRVLLRPSGTEALVRVMVEAADMPTAERVCKQLAAVVEERLSDASPET